In Solidesulfovibrio sp., the sequence TGGCGCCGTCGTCTTGCAGGTAACGCCCCTCGACAACGAAGCCTTCCTCGCAGATGAAGTACTCGGTTCCCGGTTCGCAATGAAAATAATCCGCTTCGGGAGGTATCTTCTTCCAAGCCAACGCCGCGCCCTCGCTTTGCCCAATCGGCCTCGTTAGAGTCCCAGATCCTCATTGACGCAGATCACCGTGATCCGCCCTCTGGGGAAGGACTTTTCGGTGATAGTCCAGACATTACAGATACGTTCCGGGCTGCCGCAGTCCTCGCAACGGGCGCTGGCCGTGCAGGGCGTTTTCTTGGACAACCGGATGGCGTTCGCCGGAGCGGCGAATTCCTTGATGCGGCGCACGGCGGAAGTCAAGTCCGGCACGAGCTTGTTGCGCCCCACCAGCACCACCACCTGTCTGGGACCAAAGGCGATGGCGCAGGCCCGGTTGCCGATCATGTCCAGGTTGACGAGCACGCCGTCCTCGGTGACAGCGTTGGTACCGGTGAGGAAAAGGTCCGCGAGCAGGGCCTGGCGGCGGCGCTCGTACGCCTCGGCCGGGGTGAGGGTCTTGTCCAGGGTGTCGAGGACGGCGATGTCCGGCCGTTGCGCCAGGGCCTCGGGCAGCCCGGAAGCCACCAGGGTGGCCGAGCCGCCGTAGGCGACGCTCTTGGCGCCCGATTCCGGCAGAATGGTTTCGAGGACGAGGGCGCGGGCCGCGGCCAGATCGGGGACGACGTGGGCCTTGAAATGGTTGCCGCGCAAGGCCTCGGCCAAGTCCTCAAGCCGCTTGGCGTAATAGACATCTTTTGGCGTGGGCATGTTCCCTCCCTCCGGCGCACCCGCAGCCGGCGCAGCCCTTTTAATCACGCCGCTTAAAAAATCAAGGCGCGAATGTCATGGATAGGCGGCCCGCAGTTCATTGAGAAATTCCCCGACGGTCGGATCCTTGCGGTTCTCGCGCACAACGACCCAGATTCCCCAGGAAACCGGGATGTTGCGATTCCTCTTATTGGTATAGAAGGCATCCAAGGCGGTAACGATTTGCCCGGCGGGCATGCCGGCGAAAAAGGCGTCGGACTGGCGCATGATGCTTTCCATGATGTCCGAGCAGATCGTGTACTCGTTTTTGAGCGTGATCGAGAGGATGTTCTCGTTGAGGTTGAAACCGTCGAAGATGCCGAGCACCAGATCGGTCTTCTGCTCGCGGGAAAGCCCCAGCCAGAAGGAGCCGGCGCGCTTGGCGGCCTCGGCCGGCCGCGCGGCCAGGGCCTGGGTCGAGATCGACAGGACCAGGCAGGCCACAAGAGCCATGGCCGCGAGCTCTCCCGGACCGCCTGTGCGCCACTTCGCCATCGTCATGCTCCTCGCGGCCCCGGGGC encodes:
- a CDS encoding lactate utilization protein gives rise to the protein MPTPKDVYYAKRLEDLAEALRGNHFKAHVVPDLAAARALVLETILPESGAKSVAYGGSATLVASGLPEALAQRPDIAVLDTLDKTLTPAEAYERRRQALLADLFLTGTNAVTEDGVLVNLDMIGNRACAIAFGPRQVVVLVGRNKLVPDLTSAVRRIKEFAAPANAIRLSKKTPCTASARCEDCGSPERICNVWTITEKSFPRGRITVICVNEDLGL